ATACGCCGATACCGGATAACCGGGTATCCCGAGTACCGGTTTCCCTCCCACGATGCCGAGGATGACCGGCTTTCCGGGCTTTATTCCGACACCGTGGATGAGAACCTCTCCGGCCTCACGGATCGCCTGCGCCGTAAAATCTTCCGAGCCCGCGGATGAACCGGCATTGATGACTACCATGTCGGCAGCGCGAGAGGCGTCTGAAATTACCGCCTTGAGCGCGTCGAGATCGTCACGGACAATCGGATACCGCCTGAGATTCGCTCCCCATTCCGTTACGAGACCGCCCAGGACCCGCGAATTATACTCGATGATGTTTCCCCGGACCAGTTCGGAGCCCGGTTCGACGATCTCATCTCCCGTGGGGATGATGGCAACCTCAGGCCTCTTTCTTACGAGAATATCCGTATGCCCTCCCGCAAGCAGGGCGCCGATATCCACAGGCCTGATCCTGTGATTTTCAGGAACGATAAGCTCCGTCGCCACGATGTCTTCTCCAATCGTTCTCACATGCTGCCATGGGGTGGCAGGTTCGGTAATCTCGATGGAGCCTTCAGACGGCTCATGACCAGGACCCTTCCCTTCGCCGGATACACGGGGTGCCGAAGTCTTTTTATCCCTGATGATATTCACGTCCTCGATCATGATCACTGCGTTGAACCCGTCGGGTATCGGGTCCCCGGTGTCCACGGGTATCGCCTGCCCGGGCATCCTGAGGATCACCGGCTCTGTCTCGGACGCTCCGAACGTCTCCGCAAACCTGACAGCGTAGCCGTCCATCGCAGCCGAGTGATAGAAAGGAGAGGAAAGCCTCGCGGAGATCGCTCCTGCGGTTATCCGCCCGAGGGACTCGACCACCCTGACCTGCTCAGGGGAAAAGGCCCTGCCGAGCCCTTCCCTGCCGAGTCTCTCCTTCCATACCCTGAGCGCTTCGTCCAAGGGGGTGCTTTCGAGGTATATCGTTCTTTTCATGCGGTCATCTCCCACGGAGATGTTCAGCATCGTCAGAGACTGCTCGCGACGATTCGATGAACATCTTCTGAAATGAGGTGGCAATAAACACGGACGTCTTTCTTCCTCACATGGTCCTCCGCGTTCTTTTTGGCGATCCGGCATAGCCTCCTGAGGGTGTCAAACCGCTTGCCGTAATAAAGCCAGGGGAAGAGGTCACCGGTATCCGCATTCGCGAAGGGCAGCAATTCATCCGCCCGGAGGCCCACACTCTTGAGAAGCACCAAGAGGTCTCCCATCTTCGGCTCGGTCTTCCAGGCAGCAAGTCTGATTACATCGGGCCAGGTCGCAACGATATGGAGCCTCTCAACTTCCTGAGACAGGCCCATAACAGAACCGAGGATGTCGCCGCCGGCGAGCCGACAGTCCTCTTCCGCGGAGTGACAGGTCTCCCGGTGAATCCTGCCCGACTCCTCATCCGAGGCGATAATCACTTCTCTCATCCCGCTCCCACCGGCTTCATCTCAGGTTCAGGAATGCGAGCGACTCGATATGATATGTATTGGGAAAAAAATCGATAAGCGCAAGCGACTCGAGGTCATACCGGTCGTTCATTTTTTTTAGGTCTCTTGCGAGGGTCGCCGGATTGCACGAGAGGTAAACTACCTTTTTTGCCCCCAGATCGAGAACCTTCTTCAGACAGTCCCGCGTTAAGCCGGGCCTCGGGGGATTCAGGACAACGATGTCATAGCTGCTCTCTCCGAGAAGCTTTTCACCCCGCCGCTTCCCTCCTCGTTCGAGACTCTTCTCGGCCGATAGCCCGATAAACCTGCAGTTCTTTATGCCGTTGAGCATGGCGTTTCTCTTTCCGTCCTCCGCCGCAAAGCGGTTCTCTTCCACCGCAATTACCTCTTCCGCTCCCACCGAGAGGGGGAGGGCGAAGTTGCCGGCTCCCGCATAGAGGTCGAGGACCTTCTTACCGCTCAGCGGAGCCAGCCTTTCGACCACGGTCTCGACAACCTTCCTGTTCAGGGACCAATGGCTCTGGAAAAAGCTCCAGGGGGTGACCGAATACTTCAATCCGTTGAGGTCGAGCGTGATGTAATCCTTACCCTGAGAATCGCCGTTCTCAAAGGCTATTCCGGCTATCTCCGCATCGAGGACCCCCTGAACGAGTTCATCGGTGACATCGCCCTTCACGATCGCCGCAAGGGTGTCACCGAATATAACAGATATTTCCTTGAGTCCTGTAAGCCCAATACCCCTCAATTCCCGCAAGGCACCGTTTATCTCATCGACCATGACGGGACATTCCTCGATACGGAGGATATCCCTGGTCCCTTCCCGGTAAAAACCGACCTCTCCTTTCGGTGAGACCTTAAATTGCGCCCTGTGCCTGTAGCGGAACTCTCTGTCCGTGAGAGGAGGCAGGAGCTGAACGTCAAGACCGCCGATCCGTCTCATCGTATCACGGATTATCTCCTCCTTCATCGAGACCTGACCTTCATACTCGACGAACTGCAGCTGGCAGCCCCCGCAGAGTCCGAATACCCTGCACGGCGCTTCTCTCCTCGAGGGGGAAGGTTCAAGGATATTTCTTGCCGTGGCAATGCTGTAATCCTTCTTCTTCTCCTCGATCGCGACTTCAACGAGTTCACCGGGGATGGCGCCCCTGATAAATACGACCTTGCCGTCCCTGCCGATCGCGTATCCCCCGTAAACCGGACTTTCCGCTCTCATCGTCACGTTCATTACTTCTTACCGAGGAGTTTCTTTACTGTCTCTTTCAGCTCTGTCAGTTCCGCAGATTTCACGATATAGGCCTCCGACGCCCAGACGGCGAAATCGTCCCGATAGTCATACGCCGTCGACATGATTATCGGAATCCGGGGCTTCTTCTCCTTCATCTGCCGCAAGAGTTTTATGCCGTCCATATCGGGCATGAGGATATCGAGGGTAACAAGATCGGGATTCTCCTTTTCGAACAACTCTATCGCCTCCGTGCCCGTTGCGGCAACAACGACCTCGTACCCTTCCTCCTCGAGTTCTTCCTTGTAGAGTCTCCTGATATGCAGGTCATCATCAACAATGAGTATCTTCATGATACCTCCTTTCCCTTCGGTAAAAAGACCCGTATTGTTGTACCGGCTCCGGCCTTACTCCTCACTTCCACCCTGCCCTTGTGCTCTTCGATGATCCGCCGCGTTATCGCAAGCCCGAGACCGGTTCCCGTCGGTTTTGTAGTATAAAAGGGATCAAAGATAAAAGGCATGTCCTTTTCATCGATGCCGGCCCCCGTGTCACTCACCTCGGCGACAATAAAGTCATCCCTCGCGTAAGTCTTCACCCTTATCTCTCCATGAGTCCCGACAGCCTGAATGGCGTTATTCATAATATTCAAGAAGGCCTCCTTTATCCTGTCGGGGTCCAAGAGGGAGGTGGCGACTTCGCCGAAACTCGTCCCGATAGTGATCCCCCTTTCCCCGATCTCGGAAGCCACGAGAGAAAGGATATCGCCGAGCAGGGCGTTGATATCCACGGTCGTCCTGGACAGCCTCACCTCACGCACAAAACCGAGGATGTCCTTCAGAATTTCCTCGAGCCTCCTCACCTCATTCGTGATGATCGAGGCGTACTCCTTCAGGTTGCCGTCGAGCTTCTTCTCCAGTCTCAGGGCGAAGCCGCCTATCGAGACGAGGGGATTCCTGATTTCATGGGTGACCTTTGCCGCCACCTCTCCGAGTGCCGCCATCCTCTCTGCATTCGACAGCCTCTCCTGGATATTCTTTATCTCGGTGATATCCCTGACGATGTGAACGGTCCCCATGAAGTTGCCCGAGGTGTCGAAGATCGGAGAGGTAGACGTGAGAAAGGTTCCCCCCAGGAAGGGATCCTCCAGTTCTTCCACAAAGGCCTTCTTCTCTATTACCGTCTTGTGATGCGGACACTCCTTCCAGGGCACGTCCATGCCGTGAAAGACCTCATAACACTTCTTGCCGACAAGGGCCTTTTCGTCCTTGCCGAATCTGTCCATAACCGCCTTGTTGACGCTCTTTATCGTGTAGTCCATGTCGGTAAAGTAGACCATGTCCGATATCGACCTGAAGATATTCTCAAGCTCGGCTTCCGCAATCGAAATCTTTTCAAAGAGTTTTGCGCTCTCGATCGCGGTCGCCACCTGATTCGAAAAGGCGACGAGGAATTTCATGTCCTCATCCGTCACCGGTCTCCTGTTGAAGAGATTATCGACCCAGAGGATGCCGATGACCCTGTCCCTCGATATCAGAGGTACGATCGCGTACGCCTCCGTGCCGAGTTGCTGGATTAAGATGGCGTCGGAGTGCGGCTCCTGTCTCGCGTCAGGCACGTTAAAAGGCTTCTTTTCCCTGACCGACAGGGCAAGGAGAGAGTCGGTCTCAAGCGGGACCTCAATGCCAAGGCTCAGCCTGTCGAGAAAAGACTCCTTCTTTAAGGGCCCCGTATCGATCTCACTCATGATATCGGCCAGCGACCGCTTCTCGCGGGACAGCCGCTCCCATATCCTCCCCGCTTCCTCATGACTTTCAGGTCCGACACCCATGGCGCCTTTGAGGACCTTCTTCTCCTCATCGACAAGGAGGAGGACCGCGCGATTGAAGCTCAGCCCCTCGCCCATGGTCACCGCCGTCAGGATCATCCGGAGGAGCCGCTCAGGGTCGAGGGTGCTCCTCATAGCGGAGCTGATGAAGAAGAGCCTCGAGAGTTCCTGATTCTTCGTGATCAACTCCTTTTCGACCCGTTTCTTGTCGGAAATGTCACGGGATATTCCGCTGATGCCGATAATATCTCCCGATGCGTCTTTTATAGGAGAGAGGGTGAGGCTCACCTCGATAATCGATCCATCCTTCCGCTGGCGAACGGTTTCTATATCCCTGAGCACCTCACCCCCTCTCACCCTCTCGGTATGCACCTTCTCGGC
The genomic region above belongs to Thermodesulfovibrionales bacterium and contains:
- a CDS encoding class I SAM-dependent RNA methyltransferase, yielding MRAESPVYGGYAIGRDGKVVFIRGAIPGELVEVAIEEKKKDYSIATARNILEPSPSRREAPCRVFGLCGGCQLQFVEYEGQVSMKEEIIRDTMRRIGGLDVQLLPPLTDREFRYRHRAQFKVSPKGEVGFYREGTRDILRIEECPVMVDEINGALRELRGIGLTGLKEISVIFGDTLAAIVKGDVTDELVQGVLDAEIAGIAFENGDSQGKDYITLDLNGLKYSVTPWSFFQSHWSLNRKVVETVVERLAPLSGKKVLDLYAGAGNFALPLSVGAEEVIAVEENRFAAEDGKRNAMLNGIKNCRFIGLSAEKSLERGGKRRGEKLLGESSYDIVVLNPPRPGLTRDCLKKVLDLGAKKVVYLSCNPATLARDLKKMNDRYDLESLALIDFFPNTYHIESLAFLNLR
- a CDS encoding PAS domain S-box protein, giving the protein LIDNSADAIVTSDFGGFITSWNQGAERIYGFSEAEVIGKFLPFVPDFLRDAEKVHTERVRGGEVLRDIETVRQRKDGSIIEVSLTLSPIKDASGDIIGISGISRDISDKKRVEKELITKNQELSRLFFISSAMRSTLDPERLLRMILTAVTMGEGLSFNRAVLLLVDEEKKVLKGAMGVGPESHEEAGRIWERLSREKRSLADIMSEIDTGPLKKESFLDRLSLGIEVPLETDSLLALSVREKKPFNVPDARQEPHSDAILIQQLGTEAYAIVPLISRDRVIGILWVDNLFNRRPVTDEDMKFLVAFSNQVATAIESAKLFEKISIAEAELENIFRSISDMVYFTDMDYTIKSVNKAVMDRFGKDEKALVGKKCYEVFHGMDVPWKECPHHKTVIEKKAFVEELEDPFLGGTFLTSTSPIFDTSGNFMGTVHIVRDITEIKNIQERLSNAERMAALGEVAAKVTHEIRNPLVSIGGFALRLEKKLDGNLKEYASIITNEVRRLEEILKDILGFVREVRLSRTTVDINALLGDILSLVASEIGERGITIGTSFGEVATSLLDPDRIKEAFLNIMNNAIQAVGTHGEIRVKTYARDDFIVAEVSDTGAGIDEKDMPFIFDPFYTTKPTGTGLGLAITRRIIEEHKGRVEVRSKAGAGTTIRVFLPKGKEVS
- a CDS encoding response regulator; this translates as MKILIVDDDLHIRRLYKEELEEEGYEVVVAATGTEAIELFEKENPDLVTLDILMPDMDGIKLLRQMKEKKPRIPIIMSTAYDYRDDFAVWASEAYIVKSAELTELKETVKKLLGKK